The proteins below come from a single Ictidomys tridecemlineatus isolate mIctTri1 chromosome 8, mIctTri1.hap1, whole genome shotgun sequence genomic window:
- the LOC101967274 gene encoding serpin B9: MDSLSKANGTFAIQVLKMLCQDRPSQNVFFSPLSTSSALAMVLLGAKGNTKIQMAQAMSLNTEEDIHKGFQMLLTQVNKPGSKYLLTTANRLFGEKTCDFLSTFKESCLQSYNTELELLSFAEATEKSREHINTWVSKEMEGKIPELLPKNSIDEQARLVLVDAIYFKGTWDEPFDKSHVCEMPFLINQEESRPVQMMCQKANFNYIYISEAQTQVLELPYAGKTLSMIILLPDEDVGLSVVENSLTFEKFLDWTEAASLQNIKVEVFIPRFKLQGDYIMESVLQRLGMVDVFQEGQADLSAMSTKTDLCLSKFVHKSILEVNEEGTEAVAGSHILDVDACFSYLPYFNADHPFLFFIRHNETNTLLFCGRFSSP, translated from the exons ATGGATTCTCTTTCAAAAGCAAATGGCACCTTTGCCATCCAGGTTTTGAAGATGCTGTGTCAAGACAGACCTtcacaaaatgtgtttttttctcccctgagcACCTCCTCTGCCTTGGCCATGGTCCTCCTGGGGGCAAAGGGGAACACCAAGATCCAGATGGCTCAG GCAATGTCTTTAAACACAGAGGAAGACATCCATAAGGGCTTCCAGATGCTTCTCACCCAAGTGAACAAGCCTGGCTCAAAGTATTTGCTTACAACAGCCAACAGACTCTTTGGAGAGAAGACCTGTGATTTCCTCTCA ACATTTAAGGAGTCCTGTCTTCAGTCCTACAACACAGAGCTGGAGCTGCTGTCCTTTGCTGAAGCTACAGAGAAGTCCAGGGAGCATATAAATACTTGGGTCTCAAAAGAGATGGAAG GTAAAATTCCAGAGTTGCTACCAAAGAACTCAATTGATGAGCAGGCCAGGCTGGTTCTTGTTGATGCCATCTACTTCAAAGGAACATGGGATGAGCCATTTGACAAATCACATGTGTGTGAAATGCCTTTCCTAATAAATCAG GAGGAGTCAAGGCCAGTGCAGATGATGTGTCAGAAAGCCAATTTTAACTACATCTACATCAGTGAGGCCCAGACACAGGTGTTGGAGCTGCCCTATGCTGGCAAGACGCTGAGCATGATCATCCTGCTCCCAGATGAGGACGTGGGCCTCAGTGTG GTGGAAAATAGCCTTACTTTTGAGAAATTCCTAGACTGGACCGAGGCAGCATCTTTGCAGAATATTAAAGTGGAAGTTTTCATTCCAAGATTTAAACTGCAGGGGGATTACATCATGGAGTCTGTGCTTCAGCGTCTGGGAATGGTTGATGTCTTCCAAGAGGGCCAGGCTGACTTGTCTGCAATGTCAACTAAGACAGACCTGTGTCTGTCCAAGTTTGTGCACAAGAGTATCTTGGAAGTGAATGAGGAAGGCACTGAGGCTGTGGCGGGCTCACATATACTTGATGTGGATGCCTGCTTTTCATATTTACCATATTTCAATGCTGATcaccccttccttttctttatcaGGCATAACGAAACTAACACTCTTCTGTTCTGTGGCAGATTCTCATCTCCCTAA